A window of Marinobacter salarius contains these coding sequences:
- a CDS encoding S8 family serine peptidase — MSWNVSVTNSLIVCSLLLSGCGGGSSGNSSDSPSEPFPSNVALAGSINIEANTRVDLDTGDSLAIGQNPLSVPQELPVSFVLAGYVSEGEGFYPPLDGLQSSRYVADPVDEFRAPLRAGDTLVLQTFAARTADGVPDTSVTFSLTTVEGVLLDGETTDPEAGATDARITLPGAQPDGEYRVVIEAQGQAPVRYVMTSPSNALETSQSFEWADHEFMPGEAIVTMAPGTVRGSAAMSASGTRMSRALGESTWLVLAPLTMMQQRSPAQSTLRWLEGLRNSPGISLAIPNYLVSSHAPTAEPFYPQQWHYSLIDAPTAWQLEPDGGAGVTVAVLDSGLFRESASSWHSDLNANVVSGDLLTGSDFVDGDDLPADPGNSVGSSVFHGTHVAGTVAAVVNDSGGTGVAFGSTLLPVRVLGEGGTGSSADLLDAIRWVGGLDDGRDPRADIANMSLGDLPFIQPMQNAITAATEKGVIFVAAAGNSSSSVPSYPAAFENVFSISAVDGAGDLASYSNYGNWIDLAAPGGDATRDANSDGVADRVLSTSAAFVDDELKPIYTGLQGTSMAAPHFAGVLALMKGAREGAGMNYNTVLTWLVNGDLTDSGTAGRTNDLGYGVLDAGKALFTAISDPSLTILSSSPSLVSLNTETQQSETVTLSVLGNETQMVSIQSVNSGQNWFDVSVVTAISDDTFTFEVGLIPEELEPGAVQRGTITVSYTSDVQRTLDIPVSGQRITDRQARDAGRHFVLLVRPEPNEQGLYDSVAVAPVTVEDGQYRFTFLHADGTEPRPSNQVPAGTYLLVAGSDPDNDNILCQAGEACAEYPVSGLRQEIEITFGQTRSGIEMTTSYSRPTISSLSPAQLPRPDFQGYRLILDDEDRALLDSARKARR; from the coding sequence ATGAGCTGGAACGTATCCGTAACCAATAGCTTGATCGTCTGTTCGCTGCTGTTGTCGGGCTGTGGGGGAGGGTCTTCGGGTAATTCGTCTGACTCGCCGTCCGAGCCGTTTCCATCGAATGTAGCTTTAGCGGGTAGTATCAATATTGAAGCCAATACCCGTGTTGACCTGGATACCGGTGACAGCCTTGCTATTGGACAGAACCCCCTTTCGGTCCCTCAGGAACTTCCTGTAAGTTTTGTTCTGGCCGGCTACGTCAGTGAAGGTGAAGGTTTTTATCCTCCACTTGATGGGCTACAGAGTTCGAGATACGTTGCAGACCCAGTCGATGAATTCAGGGCACCTTTGAGGGCCGGTGATACGCTCGTTTTGCAGACGTTTGCCGCCCGCACAGCAGATGGTGTGCCTGACACGAGCGTCACCTTCTCGCTCACCACAGTTGAGGGAGTTCTTCTTGATGGTGAGACAACCGATCCAGAAGCCGGGGCAACAGACGCCCGGATAACCCTCCCCGGTGCGCAGCCTGACGGAGAATATCGAGTTGTTATCGAAGCTCAGGGGCAGGCCCCCGTGCGCTATGTTATGACTTCACCGTCAAATGCTCTGGAAACATCCCAGAGTTTCGAGTGGGCAGACCATGAATTTATGCCGGGCGAGGCCATTGTTACCATGGCACCGGGAACGGTGAGGGGCAGTGCAGCCATGTCTGCTTCTGGTACAAGGATGAGCCGAGCACTTGGGGAGAGTACCTGGCTCGTACTTGCACCGTTAACCATGATGCAGCAACGGTCGCCTGCGCAGTCGACTTTGCGATGGCTCGAAGGGTTACGAAACTCTCCCGGCATTTCTTTAGCCATACCGAATTATCTGGTATCCAGCCATGCGCCAACTGCGGAGCCGTTTTATCCGCAGCAATGGCACTATAGCCTGATAGACGCGCCAACGGCCTGGCAGCTAGAGCCGGATGGGGGCGCCGGTGTGACGGTGGCAGTACTCGATAGCGGTTTGTTCCGGGAGTCAGCATCAAGCTGGCATTCTGATCTAAATGCCAATGTCGTTTCCGGCGACTTGCTTACCGGCTCAGATTTTGTCGATGGAGACGATTTGCCGGCCGACCCCGGAAACTCTGTTGGCAGTAGTGTTTTTCACGGTACTCATGTGGCCGGCACTGTGGCTGCAGTAGTAAACGATTCTGGCGGTACGGGGGTAGCGTTTGGTAGCACCCTGCTACCGGTAAGAGTACTTGGTGAGGGCGGCACTGGCTCGTCCGCTGATTTACTTGATGCAATCCGTTGGGTAGGTGGGCTGGATGATGGTCGAGACCCAAGAGCTGACATCGCAAATATGAGTCTGGGCGATTTGCCCTTTATTCAACCCATGCAGAATGCGATCACCGCTGCCACTGAAAAAGGGGTCATCTTTGTCGCTGCGGCTGGCAACTCCAGCTCATCGGTGCCCAGTTATCCTGCTGCCTTCGAAAATGTTTTCTCTATCAGTGCCGTGGACGGTGCTGGTGACTTAGCCTCCTACTCAAATTATGGCAATTGGATCGACCTGGCGGCCCCCGGAGGAGATGCCACACGTGATGCCAATAGTGATGGCGTCGCCGATCGGGTTTTGAGTACCAGTGCGGCTTTCGTCGATGACGAGTTGAAACCGATCTATACCGGATTGCAGGGAACCTCCATGGCTGCGCCACACTTTGCGGGCGTGCTGGCACTTATGAAAGGTGCCAGAGAGGGTGCGGGAATGAACTACAATACTGTTTTGACCTGGCTTGTTAACGGTGATCTGACAGACTCCGGCACTGCGGGGCGCACCAACGATCTTGGCTATGGCGTGCTTGATGCGGGCAAGGCCTTGTTCACCGCAATCAGTGATCCTTCGTTGACCATCCTGTCTTCGTCACCATCTCTGGTCAGCCTGAACACCGAGACTCAACAGTCAGAAACAGTCACACTCTCGGTGCTGGGTAACGAGACTCAAATGGTCTCGATTCAGTCAGTGAATTCCGGGCAGAATTGGTTTGACGTGAGTGTGGTTACAGCGATCAGCGATGATACCTTCACCTTTGAAGTCGGGTTGATCCCAGAAGAGTTGGAGCCTGGCGCAGTCCAGCGCGGCACTATTACTGTGAGTTATACGTCCGATGTGCAGAGAACACTTGATATTCCGGTATCGGGACAGCGGATTACCGACCGGCAAGCTCGTGATGCTGGCCGCCACTTTGTGCTTCTGGTTAGGCCGGAACCTAATGAGCAAGGGCTATACGACAGTGTTGCCGTTGCGCCTGTCACTGTCGAGGACGGGCAGTATCGCTTCACGTTCTTGCACGCGGACGGAACGGAACCCAGACCTTCTAACCAGGTTCCTGCCGGAACATATCTGCTGGTTGCGGGGTCTGATCCGGACAATGACAACATACTCTGTCAAGCGGGAGAGGCCTGTGCAGAATACCCGGTTTCCGGCCTGAGACAGGAAATTGAGATCACTTTTGGTCAAACCCGTTCAGGTATCGAGATGACGACCAGTTACAGTCGTCCAACGATTTCTTCGCTGTCGCCTGCGCAGTTGCCAAGACCGGATTTTCAGGGATACAGGTTGATACTGGACGATGAGGATAGAGCTCTGTTGGACAGCGCACGAAAAGCCCGACGATAG
- a CDS encoding protease complex subunit PrcB family protein, with translation MAALTLTVALVAGCAINRSATADGAPLARQVTESDHCGLTAPGLVYVSNAEDLDKLAQLPTGNLALSMLRAIDFTQEHLVLVGLGQKTTGGYGLTLQSSEIVDDVLELMVKVRRPAAGAMVTQALTTPCAVIAISPDDWEQLRVSGNGLKGFSRQR, from the coding sequence ATGGCAGCTTTAACTTTGACTGTTGCGCTGGTAGCAGGCTGTGCGATCAATCGTTCAGCAACTGCTGATGGTGCGCCCCTGGCGAGACAGGTCACCGAGTCCGATCACTGCGGGCTGACGGCACCGGGGCTCGTATACGTCTCCAACGCAGAGGATCTGGACAAGCTTGCCCAACTGCCTACTGGAAACCTGGCGCTGAGCATGCTTCGCGCCATCGATTTTACGCAGGAGCACCTAGTATTGGTGGGCCTGGGGCAGAAGACCACTGGCGGCTACGGCCTGACACTGCAGTCGTCCGAGATCGTCGACGACGTCCTGGAATTGATGGTCAAGGTGAGACGGCCAGCCGCAGGCGCCATGGTGACCCAGGCATTGACCACGCCTTGCGCCGTTATCGCCATCAGCCCCGACGATTGGGAGCAGTTGCGGGTGTCTGGCAACGGCCTCAAGGGTTTCTCGCGACAGCGGTAA
- the parE gene encoding DNA topoisomerase IV subunit B, with translation MSQKQYNADAIEVLSGLDPVRKRPGMYTDTSRPNHLAQEVIDNSVDEALAGHARRIDIILHSDGSLSVEDDGRGMPVDMHKEHGVPGVELILTRLHAGGKFSQGNYNFSGGLHGVGVSVVNALSTHLEVSIKRDGQLHRMTFANGHKETELSVVDTVGKRNTGTRLKFTPDPSYFDSPKFSISRLRHNLRAKAVLCPGLNVTFLQEHTGDKDEWCYEGGLRDYLRTELADIEAVPLEPFTGSFSGNKEAVDWAFQWLPEGGEAVMESYVNLIPTAQGGTHVNGLRTGLLEAMREFCEFRNLLPRGVKLSPEDIWERCAYVLSFKMQEPQFSGQTKERLSSREAAAFISGVVKDAFSLWLNQHTDIAEALAELFISNAQRRLRASKKVARKKVTSGPALPGKLADCSGSDTNRSELFLVEGDSAGGSAKQARDREFQAVMPLRGKILNTWEVDSGEILASQEVHDIAVAIGVDPGSDKLEGLRYNKICILADADSDGLHIATLLCALFVKHFRPVVAAGHVFVAMPPLYRVDLGKETFYALDEHEKQGIIDRLAAENRRGKISVTRFKGLGEMNPLQLRETTMAPDTRRLVMLTIEDGDDTDSRMDMLLGKKRASDRRTWLETYGNMADIEV, from the coding sequence ATGAGCCAGAAACAGTACAACGCCGATGCCATTGAAGTTCTGAGTGGTCTGGACCCTGTCCGCAAACGCCCAGGCATGTACACCGACACCAGTCGGCCCAACCATCTGGCCCAGGAAGTTATTGATAACAGTGTCGACGAAGCCCTGGCCGGGCACGCCCGCCGGATCGATATCATACTGCACAGCGATGGTTCCCTGAGTGTGGAGGATGACGGTCGCGGTATGCCGGTCGACATGCACAAGGAACATGGTGTTCCGGGTGTTGAGCTGATTCTTACCCGCCTCCACGCCGGCGGTAAATTCTCCCAGGGCAACTACAACTTTTCCGGTGGTTTGCACGGGGTGGGGGTGTCGGTGGTCAACGCCCTGTCGACTCACCTTGAAGTCTCCATCAAGCGTGACGGGCAGCTGCACCGGATGACCTTCGCCAACGGCCACAAGGAGACGGAACTCAGCGTTGTTGACACCGTTGGCAAGCGCAACACCGGTACTCGATTGAAGTTCACACCGGATCCAAGCTATTTCGACAGTCCGAAATTTTCCATCAGCCGTTTACGTCATAACCTCCGCGCCAAGGCGGTTCTCTGTCCCGGTCTGAACGTGACCTTCCTGCAGGAGCACACCGGCGATAAAGATGAATGGTGCTACGAGGGCGGTTTGCGGGACTACCTGCGCACTGAGCTTGCCGACATCGAGGCCGTTCCGCTGGAGCCGTTTACGGGCAGTTTTTCTGGCAACAAGGAAGCGGTGGACTGGGCTTTTCAATGGCTTCCGGAAGGTGGCGAAGCGGTCATGGAGAGCTATGTAAACCTGATTCCGACCGCACAGGGCGGCACTCATGTGAACGGCCTGCGCACCGGTCTGCTTGAGGCGATGAGGGAATTCTGTGAGTTCCGCAACCTGTTGCCGCGGGGCGTCAAACTGTCACCGGAAGACATCTGGGAACGTTGTGCCTATGTGTTGTCTTTCAAGATGCAGGAACCCCAGTTTTCCGGCCAGACCAAGGAACGCTTGTCCTCCCGTGAAGCGGCTGCGTTTATTTCTGGTGTCGTCAAGGATGCCTTCAGTCTGTGGCTAAACCAGCATACTGATATTGCTGAAGCACTTGCCGAACTGTTCATCAGCAATGCCCAGCGTCGCCTTCGGGCCAGCAAGAAAGTGGCCCGAAAGAAGGTCACGTCAGGTCCCGCACTACCAGGTAAGCTGGCGGACTGTTCCGGCAGCGATACAAACCGCTCCGAACTCTTCCTGGTGGAAGGTGACTCCGCCGGTGGCTCTGCAAAGCAGGCCCGTGACCGTGAATTCCAGGCAGTAATGCCCCTGCGGGGCAAAATCCTCAACACCTGGGAAGTGGACTCCGGTGAGATCCTTGCCTCCCAGGAGGTCCACGATATTGCGGTTGCTATCGGGGTGGACCCGGGCTCCGATAAACTGGAGGGTCTGCGTTACAACAAGATCTGTATCCTGGCTGACGCCGACTCCGACGGCCTGCACATCGCCACCCTGTTGTGCGCGCTGTTCGTCAAGCATTTCCGGCCGGTGGTGGCGGCCGGCCACGTATTTGTTGCCATGCCCCCGCTGTATCGTGTCGATTTGGGCAAGGAAACCTTCTACGCCCTCGATGAGCACGAAAAGCAGGGCATTATCGACCGGCTGGCCGCGGAAAACCGCCGTGGCAAGATTTCCGTCACCCGTTTCAAAGGCTTGGGCGAGATGAATCCGCTCCAGCTGCGCGAGACCACGATGGCGCCGGATACCCGCCGGCTGGTGATGCTGACCATCGAAGACGGCGACGATACCGACAGTCGTATGGACATGCTGCTGGGCAAAAAACGGGCGTCTGACCGCCGTACCTGGTTGGAGACCTACGGGAATATGGCGGATATTGAAGTCTGA
- a CDS encoding TRAP transporter large permease subunit produces MNWRALSATGPKTLYPVHRLHGVILLLLLIFTLLLGMGNSLHSRMLWVGEQTWPNYYLLDPDATEPSCTLSMDVDAEVRKRVEAYEPDPDDLFSSPPDPDAIRKSLEKNLALCQQKHRLYEENQKHATEALAVYKAVEQGFADFLLDNIELTKFLFIAMFAMAAAISAFDADHIALRLPRNRSEWRLSQGMQFVVNGLMVYSLFSYVGRLSSSPGSGGTALLQYAWAAVFGLFMVINLMRFVSVPSRMRPGSLAASSGLVLPLYCAMGLIAMSYFFFVDGYSSGLAIYFGMMTNLSSMFINIGLYVLVGMALKQTRIPDLLLNVIKPYHLPAPMLASVMIFATAFPTAFTGASGIFILAVGGVVYDEMRKSGAGRQLSLATTAMSGSLGVVLNPCLLIVVVAALNKEVTTSEMYGWGFWVFIMSATLFSVVVCKTQGNWKPRPAPGAFRKSLAQLRPLAPYAIVTAVVILAIWIILGLGFNEYSAPMILPLVMLALVYLDSGKDPNEQGQSRVRAFCMRTTAAASDSAVHIGALLALIGFSICLGGILERSDVVHALFPENLTSPWIAMLVIVVMLTVIGMVMDPFGAVILVSATIAQPAIQLGIDPLHFWIVCLVAFELGYLSPPVALNHLLTRQVVGETEVLAAERTGSFWHRYERLLLPLVVMGPTLLVAAFVPLLFYAL; encoded by the coding sequence ATGAACTGGCGAGCATTATCAGCGACAGGCCCGAAAACGCTGTACCCCGTGCATCGATTGCACGGGGTTATCCTCCTGCTGCTCCTTATCTTTACGCTTCTTCTGGGTATGGGCAACTCACTCCACTCGCGCATGCTGTGGGTGGGGGAGCAGACCTGGCCGAATTACTACCTGCTGGATCCGGATGCGACGGAGCCGAGCTGCACGTTGTCCATGGATGTGGATGCCGAGGTCAGGAAACGTGTCGAGGCCTACGAGCCAGATCCGGACGACCTTTTCAGCTCGCCGCCGGACCCGGATGCGATCCGCAAGTCCCTGGAAAAAAATCTGGCACTCTGCCAGCAGAAACATCGCCTGTATGAAGAAAACCAGAAACACGCCACCGAGGCGCTGGCAGTTTACAAGGCGGTTGAACAGGGCTTTGCGGATTTCCTGCTGGATAATATCGAGCTCACCAAGTTCCTGTTTATCGCCATGTTTGCCATGGCTGCGGCGATTTCGGCCTTCGACGCCGATCACATAGCCCTGCGATTGCCGCGCAACCGGTCAGAGTGGCGGCTGAGCCAGGGCATGCAGTTCGTGGTCAACGGCCTGATGGTGTATTCCCTGTTCTCTTACGTGGGCAGGTTATCCTCTTCGCCGGGCTCGGGAGGCACCGCTTTGCTGCAATACGCCTGGGCGGCCGTCTTCGGGCTGTTCATGGTGATCAACCTGATGCGGTTTGTGTCGGTGCCGTCTCGAATGAGGCCAGGATCACTGGCGGCGTCCTCCGGCCTGGTACTGCCGCTGTATTGCGCAATGGGCCTGATCGCGATGAGTTATTTCTTCTTCGTGGACGGCTACTCGTCCGGCCTGGCGATCTATTTCGGTATGATGACCAACCTGTCCTCGATGTTTATCAACATCGGGCTCTATGTGCTTGTGGGCATGGCGCTGAAGCAGACTCGCATTCCGGACCTGCTGTTGAACGTCATCAAACCTTACCATCTGCCCGCGCCCATGCTGGCCTCGGTGATGATATTCGCGACCGCTTTCCCCACTGCGTTTACTGGCGCCTCGGGGATTTTCATCCTGGCCGTGGGTGGTGTCGTCTACGATGAAATGCGCAAGAGTGGCGCAGGGCGACAGCTATCGCTGGCGACCACGGCCATGTCCGGCAGCTTGGGGGTGGTTCTTAATCCCTGTTTGCTGATCGTGGTTGTGGCGGCGCTGAACAAGGAAGTGACCACCTCCGAAATGTACGGCTGGGGTTTCTGGGTGTTTATTATGTCGGCCACTCTGTTCTCTGTGGTTGTCTGTAAAACCCAGGGCAACTGGAAGCCTCGCCCGGCTCCGGGGGCGTTCCGCAAATCGCTGGCGCAGCTTCGGCCACTGGCGCCATATGCCATCGTTACCGCGGTGGTTATCCTGGCCATCTGGATCATCCTCGGTTTGGGATTCAACGAGTACAGCGCTCCGATGATCCTGCCGCTGGTGATGCTGGCGCTGGTCTATCTCGACTCCGGCAAAGATCCCAATGAACAGGGCCAATCCCGGGTGCGCGCTTTTTGTATGCGCACAACGGCGGCCGCCAGTGACTCTGCTGTACACATTGGTGCACTGTTGGCGTTGATCGGATTTTCCATCTGCCTGGGGGGCATCCTGGAACGTTCCGATGTGGTGCACGCATTGTTCCCGGAAAACCTGACCAGTCCCTGGATCGCCATGCTGGTAATCGTGGTCATGCTCACGGTTATCGGCATGGTGATGGACCCGTTCGGCGCGGTTATTCTGGTGTCAGCCACCATCGCGCAACCGGCCATCCAGTTGGGCATCGACCCGCTGCACTTCTGGATCGTGTGTCTGGTGGCGTTTGAGCTGGGCTACCTGAGCCCGCCGGTGGCGCTGAACCACTTGCTGACGCGGCAGGTGGTGGGTGAAACCGAGGTGTTGGCCGCTGAGCGTACGGGGTCGTTCTGGCACCGCTACGAACGACTGTTGTTGCCGCTGGTGGTGATGGGGCCAACATTGCTTGTGGCAGCCTTTGTGCCACTGCTGTTCTACGCTCTCTGA